TAAAGTCAAAACACGGAATGTAATGGCTGTCTTTGCATTGGGGTATCCCCGATCTTCTCTGTTTGTCATGTGTTTAGTTTAAAGGTTTAGGTTAGAAGAATGTCAGTCACGCAGGAACGAAGAGCAGAATTGATTAAAGAGTATCAGTCTAAAGAAGGGGATACTGGATCTGCTGAAGTGCAGATTGCTGTACTTACAGAACGGATTGTCAATTTAACAGAGCATCTCAGAGCAAACTCCAAGGATCATGCCAGTCGCAGAGGTTTACTACAAATGGTGAGCCGTAGACGGAGCCTGCTTGATTATTTGCACAAGAAGAATGCAGAAAGCTATAGGGAAATTCTGGATCGGTTAAACATTCGAAAATAACTTGGGTGTTCGCTGATCTGTGTCGGTTTGTCGGAAATGAAATTAGGAATTTATTGTGAAAGTAGTTGTTGAATGTGAGGTTGGCGGACAGAAACTGAGTCTTACAACTGGTCAGTTAGCGAAGCAGGCCGCAGGGTCT
The Gimesia aquarii DNA segment above includes these coding regions:
- the rpsO gene encoding 30S ribosomal protein S15, with protein sequence MSVTQERRAELIKEYQSKEGDTGSAEVQIAVLTERIVNLTEHLRANSKDHASRRGLLQMVSRRRSLLDYLHKKNAESYREILDRLNIRK